A single window of Rhizobium indicum DNA harbors:
- a CDS encoding succinoglycan biosynthesis protein exop translates to MYDIRARNSFQDRAAAGPRPHENSYGAPRSSRPDIAPPEAELLRAIGRVLEEQRARAARTAPLVDRIETILGNRLRAANDVGRPLPQEPAGDEELSVPADEPMISPEPLAAVREGPAEPQPVAPRRRASGIGLAMMVATTTIIGAGLPALMPASPTLYRAEATFAVKSDAASRAAFTQAAAKGLLSARVVASTVAALKLDHDPEFAGASANALGIALDLLSATGAAADPASRAEATLKHAVEVLPDTAAGTVLVRVTTGDSGKSMRVAARLAEAVSAADGPGGNVETDTALRKTYDEVKAELAAFTAKSGEGNVKVAIDLRRQIDRLDADLKAADQNILAAKAQTDRLKAAKLAEVLDGSLPSDMLSPALQDWRDKYAVAKTTLAQLSAELGPRHPRLLQQQAETDGLKENMGKELTRLAQSANLAAKAAVDARKGLNDRRNTLIAQSRDTGVDLSRLTELSERANAARSRFEEAASAAVEAAADGRIVLLKPALATAVSGSDGLIGRALTGAAAGLAIGLAAAFLLRLRRPVADSASEKMPVSRPQAPLPSMPVPGPAPVDEMELLRSEISGLRDRLRVHSLEARQPLR, encoded by the coding sequence ATGTACGATATCAGGGCCAGAAACAGCTTCCAGGATCGCGCAGCCGCAGGGCCGCGCCCCCATGAGAATTCCTACGGGGCGCCCCGGTCGAGTCGGCCTGATATCGCGCCGCCTGAGGCCGAATTGCTGCGCGCCATCGGCCGGGTGCTGGAGGAGCAGCGCGCCAGGGCGGCGCGCACCGCACCGTTGGTCGACCGCATCGAAACCATCCTCGGTAACCGCCTCCGGGCCGCCAACGACGTCGGCCGTCCGCTTCCTCAGGAGCCGGCGGGCGATGAAGAGCTGAGCGTTCCGGCCGACGAGCCGATGATCTCACCCGAACCGCTGGCCGCGGTCCGTGAAGGACCCGCCGAGCCCCAGCCGGTAGCGCCGCGGCGTCGGGCGAGCGGGATCGGCCTTGCGATGATGGTTGCCACCACGACGATCATTGGCGCGGGCTTGCCGGCGCTGATGCCAGCTTCGCCGACCCTCTACCGTGCCGAGGCGACCTTTGCGGTGAAGAGCGATGCCGCAAGCCGCGCTGCCTTCACCCAAGCCGCGGCAAAAGGGCTGCTGTCGGCGCGGGTGGTTGCTTCGACGGTCGCAGCCCTGAAACTCGATCATGATCCCGAATTTGCCGGCGCCAGTGCCAATGCGCTCGGCATCGCGCTCGATCTCCTTTCGGCGACCGGTGCTGCTGCCGATCCGGCCTCGCGCGCCGAAGCGACGCTGAAACATGCGGTCGAGGTACTGCCCGATACCGCTGCCGGCACCGTCCTCGTCAGGGTAACGACCGGCGACAGCGGCAAATCCATGCGCGTCGCCGCAAGGCTTGCCGAAGCGGTGTCCGCAGCAGACGGACCCGGCGGCAACGTCGAGACCGATACCGCCTTGCGCAAAACCTATGACGAGGTCAAGGCGGAGCTTGCCGCCTTCACGGCGAAGAGCGGCGAGGGCAACGTCAAGGTGGCGATCGATCTTCGCCGCCAGATCGACCGGCTCGATGCCGATCTGAAAGCGGCCGACCAGAACATCCTTGCCGCCAAGGCGCAGACCGACCGGCTCAAGGCCGCAAAACTTGCCGAAGTGCTCGACGGTTCGCTCCCCTCCGATATGCTTTCGCCGGCGCTGCAGGACTGGCGTGACAAATATGCCGTCGCCAAAACGACGCTTGCGCAGCTTTCGGCCGAGCTCGGCCCGCGCCATCCGCGCCTCTTGCAGCAGCAGGCCGAAACCGACGGCCTGAAGGAGAATATGGGCAAGGAGCTGACCCGTCTTGCCCAGAGTGCCAACCTCGCAGCCAAGGCCGCCGTCGATGCGCGCAAGGGCCTGAACGATCGCCGCAACACGCTGATCGCCCAGAGCCGGGACACCGGCGTCGATTTGTCACGCCTGACCGAACTCAGCGAAAGGGCGAATGCCGCTCGCTCGCGCTTCGAAGAGGCGGCGTCCGCAGCGGTGGAAGCGGCCGCCGACGGTCGTATCGTTCTCCTGAAGCCGGCTTTGGCAACAGCAGTATCGGGAAGCGATGGTCTGATCGGCCGCGCGCTGACCGGTGCCGCGGCGGGCCTTGCGATAGGCCTTGCTGCGGCTTTCCTGCTCCGGCTGCGTAGGCCCGTCGCCGATTCCGCAAGCGAGAAAATGCCCGTATCCCGGCCGCAGGCCCCGCTGCCCTCGATGCCTGTGCCGGGCCCCGCGCCGGTCGACGAAATGGAGCTGCTGCGCTCCGAAATCTCCGGTCTGCGCGACCGGCTTCGTGTTCATTCGCTCGAAGCGCGGCAGCCGCTGCGCTGA
- a CDS encoding WecB/TagA/CpsF family glycosyltransferase gives MNLIANFAVLASRRTIFDLPVCDLGWDDALVFINELASIPVGQTVVCFVNAHNMLTALRDDEYYRIMSHNLVLPDGIGLNIASQIAHGSPFPANLNGTDFVPAFLTFMEAPRRIGLIGGERSVVEAAAENFRRHTPWHEFVVVSDGYFDKVDPTDVIEELERQKVDILIVGMGTPLQEKWVHDHIRADHARLVLTVGALFDFVSGAVPRAPRTVRMMRLEWAYRLLQEPTRLWRRYIIGIPVFLFHVLRYRFRRRERILSHPEEHGTALQPRSDHKKAS, from the coding sequence ATGAATCTGATTGCAAACTTCGCGGTGCTCGCATCGCGGCGGACGATCTTCGATCTGCCGGTCTGCGATCTCGGCTGGGACGACGCCCTCGTTTTCATCAACGAGCTGGCCTCCATTCCCGTCGGCCAGACCGTGGTTTGCTTCGTCAACGCCCACAACATGCTGACGGCGCTGCGCGACGACGAATATTACCGGATCATGTCGCACAATCTGGTGCTGCCTGATGGTATCGGCCTCAACATCGCATCGCAGATCGCCCATGGTTCGCCGTTTCCCGCCAATCTGAATGGCACCGATTTCGTGCCGGCCTTCCTCACCTTCATGGAGGCCCCGCGCCGCATCGGCCTCATCGGCGGCGAGCGTTCGGTCGTCGAGGCGGCGGCGGAAAATTTCCGCAGGCACACGCCCTGGCACGAATTCGTCGTCGTTTCCGACGGCTACTTCGACAAGGTCGATCCCACAGATGTCATCGAGGAGCTTGAGCGCCAGAAGGTCGATATCCTGATCGTCGGTATGGGGACGCCGCTGCAGGAAAAATGGGTTCACGATCATATTCGCGCCGATCATGCACGTCTGGTGCTGACGGTGGGCGCTCTCTTCGACTTCGTCTCAGGCGCCGTCCCACGCGCGCCGAGGACGGTGCGGATGATGCGCCTGGAATGGGCCTATCGCCTGCTGCAGGAGCCGACGCGCCTCTGGCGCCGCTACATCATCGGCATCCCGGTGTTTCTCTTCCATGTCCTGCGTTACCGCTTCCGCCGGCGCGAAAGGATCCTCAGCCATCCGGAAGAGCACGGCACCGCGCTGCAGCCGCGGTCGGACCATAAGAAGGCGAGCTGA
- a CDS encoding rod-binding protein: protein MAISPPSDLVLDVVKAADPMEVQAAQEKLKANRAAFAATSLAENGKGFSNTVDVLDHVGQKSGLANIQNRTKTEEVPESYRKFEAMVLQNFVKSMLPNESEDVYGKGATGDIWKGMMAEQLGNVMAKGDGIGIAKQMYSEQLRRQEGKIVNASTDDDDRNTALSMIDDFQRKTFGTPTAEAKTDRTG, encoded by the coding sequence GTGGCTATTTCGCCCCCCAGTGATCTGGTCCTGGACGTTGTCAAAGCTGCCGACCCCATGGAGGTTCAGGCGGCCCAGGAAAAGTTGAAGGCAAATCGTGCGGCCTTTGCCGCAACGAGCCTTGCCGAGAATGGCAAGGGCTTCTCCAATACGGTCGACGTTCTCGATCATGTCGGCCAGAAGAGCGGCCTCGCCAACATCCAGAACCGCACCAAGACCGAGGAAGTTCCGGAAAGCTACCGGAAGTTCGAGGCCATGGTCCTGCAGAATTTCGTCAAGTCCATGCTGCCGAACGAAAGCGAAGACGTCTACGGCAAGGGCGCGACCGGCGATATCTGGAAAGGCATGATGGCCGAACAGCTCGGCAACGTCATGGCCAAGGGTGACGGCATTGGCATCGCCAAGCAGATGTACAGCGAGCAGCTGCGCCGCCAGGAAGGCAAGATCGTCAATGCCTCCACCGACGACGATGACCGCAACACCGCGCTCAGCATGATCGACGACTTCCAGCGCAAGACCTTTGGCACGCCGACCGCCGAAGCCAAGACCGATAGAACAGGATGA
- a CDS encoding flagellar biosynthetic protein FliR, translated as MITDPQGTVLALFLVFCRIGGCVLALPGFSSARVPAQLRVFIAGALSIAVMPLLWDTVYPAIHTGAGTYIGLIFSESLIGVMYGMLARIYTLGMQFAASITAMMVGYTQPGSADVIEDTPETSLSAFITFAGMMILFIMDFHHIVFRALIDSYTTMPFGGMMQMRATLISFTDTLEQTTYIMLRLSSPFLIYGLIFNVSIGFINKLAPQIPVYFISTPYLLMGGLFLIYFSIAAMVSQFGQSFGSIYIGR; from the coding sequence ATGATAACAGACCCGCAAGGGACCGTTCTCGCGCTGTTTCTGGTTTTCTGCCGGATCGGTGGCTGTGTGCTGGCTCTTCCGGGTTTTTCCTCGGCGCGCGTGCCCGCACAGCTGCGCGTCTTCATCGCCGGCGCGCTCTCGATCGCCGTCATGCCGTTGCTCTGGGATACCGTCTATCCGGCCATTCACACCGGTGCCGGAACCTATATCGGCCTGATCTTCAGCGAATCGCTGATCGGTGTGATGTATGGCATGCTGGCGAGGATCTACACGCTCGGCATGCAGTTCGCCGCCTCGATCACCGCCATGATGGTCGGCTACACCCAGCCGGGCTCCGCCGACGTCATCGAAGATACGCCTGAGACCAGCCTGTCGGCCTTTATTACCTTTGCCGGCATGATGATTCTCTTCATCATGGATTTCCATCACATCGTCTTCCGCGCGCTGATCGATTCCTACACGACCATGCCATTCGGCGGCATGATGCAGATGCGCGCGACGCTGATCTCCTTTACCGACACGCTGGAGCAGACCACCTACATCATGCTGCGGCTGTCGAGCCCGTTTTTGATCTATGGCCTGATCTTCAACGTCTCGATTGGTTTCATCAACAAGCTGGCGCCGCAGATCCCGGTCTACTTCATCTCCACGCCCTATCTGCTGATGGGCGGGCTCTTCCTGATCTATTTCTCGATTGCGGCGATGGTCAGCCAGTTCGGCCAGTCCTTCGGCTCGATCTATATCGGGCGATGA
- the flhA gene encoding flagellar biosynthesis protein FlhA encodes MAQPPALPIPKVAPSLRDVGFALGIIGIICILFLPIPPFLIDMGLAFSIAFSVLILMVALWIQKPLDFSSFPTILLIATMTRLALNIATTRVILSHGHEGHDAAGGVIAGFASLVMSGDFVIGLIVFLILITINFIVITKGATRIAEVGARFTLDAIPGKQMSIDADLSAGIIDEREAQRRRRELEEESSFFGAMDGASKFVRGDAVAGLIITCINIFGGIIIGYFRHGMPIGEAADVFVKLSVGDGLVAQMPALIVSLAAGLLVSRGGTTGSTDQAVVNQLSGYPRALSVSAVLMFILALMPGLPFVPFVVLGGLLAFGAWFIPRQVEAENMLRREQEEKKVVQNKELEKDSVKAVLRTSEIELALGKMVSTRLLGAHQELAFRVGKMRKKFATQYGFVVPEIKVTDDIAIAEKSYQIRIHGTTVASNLLRVGEVLVVTGAGRRPSIPGDEIREPAFGMPAVSILENFADDLKREGFQPIDNVSVVLTHMSEVIRNNLPQLLSYKDVKVLIDRLDPEYKKLADEICSSHMSYSGLQAVLKLLLAERVSIRNLHLILEAVAELAPHVRKTEQIVEHVRIRMAQQLCGDLADNGVLRVLRLGSKWDLAFHQALKRDTKGEVIEFDIDPRSLEEFSEQATKVIREFMDRGLPFALVTSPETRSYVRMIIERLFATLPVLSHVELAKGIEIKILGSIS; translated from the coding sequence ATGGCGCAACCACCTGCACTCCCCATTCCAAAAGTCGCCCCGAGCCTGCGCGATGTCGGTTTTGCCCTCGGCATCATCGGCATCATCTGCATTCTCTTCCTGCCGATCCCGCCATTCCTGATCGATATGGGACTGGCCTTCTCGATCGCCTTCTCGGTGCTGATCCTGATGGTCGCGCTGTGGATCCAGAAACCGCTCGATTTCTCGTCTTTCCCGACCATTCTGCTGATCGCAACGATGACCCGGCTGGCGCTGAACATCGCGACGACACGCGTGATCCTTTCGCATGGCCATGAGGGCCACGATGCGGCAGGCGGCGTCATCGCCGGTTTTGCAAGCCTGGTGATGTCCGGCGACTTCGTCATCGGTCTGATCGTCTTCCTGATTCTCATCACCATCAACTTCATCGTCATCACCAAGGGCGCCACGCGTATCGCCGAAGTCGGCGCACGTTTCACCCTGGACGCCATCCCCGGCAAGCAGATGTCGATCGACGCCGATCTCTCTGCCGGCATCATCGACGAGAGGGAAGCCCAGCGCCGGCGCAGGGAACTCGAGGAGGAAAGCTCCTTCTTCGGTGCGATGGACGGTGCGTCGAAGTTCGTGCGCGGCGATGCCGTCGCCGGCCTGATCATCACCTGCATCAACATTTTCGGCGGCATCATCATCGGCTATTTCCGCCACGGCATGCCGATCGGCGAAGCCGCTGACGTCTTCGTCAAGCTCTCGGTCGGCGACGGCCTCGTCGCACAGATGCCGGCTCTCATCGTCTCGCTGGCCGCCGGCCTTCTCGTCTCTCGCGGCGGCACCACCGGCTCCACCGACCAGGCGGTCGTCAACCAGTTGAGCGGTTATCCCCGTGCTCTTTCCGTCTCAGCGGTGCTGATGTTCATCCTGGCTTTGATGCCGGGTCTGCCGTTTGTACCCTTCGTGGTCCTCGGCGGTCTTCTCGCCTTCGGCGCCTGGTTCATCCCACGTCAGGTCGAGGCAGAGAACATGCTTCGCCGCGAGCAGGAAGAAAAGAAGGTCGTTCAGAACAAGGAACTGGAAAAGGATTCGGTCAAGGCGGTGCTGCGCACCTCCGAAATCGAGCTTGCACTCGGCAAGATGGTCTCGACGCGCCTGCTCGGCGCCCACCAGGAGCTCGCCTTCCGCGTCGGCAAGATGCGTAAGAAGTTCGCCACCCAATACGGCTTCGTCGTGCCCGAGATCAAGGTGACGGACGACATCGCCATCGCCGAGAAGTCCTACCAGATCCGCATCCATGGCACGACGGTCGCTTCCAACCTGCTGCGCGTGGGCGAAGTGCTCGTCGTTACCGGTGCTGGCCGCCGGCCGAGCATTCCCGGCGACGAAATCCGCGAACCCGCTTTCGGCATGCCTGCCGTCTCCATCCTCGAAAACTTCGCCGACGATCTGAAACGCGAGGGCTTCCAGCCGATCGACAATGTCTCCGTCGTGCTGACCCATATGAGCGAGGTCATCCGCAACAACCTGCCGCAGCTGCTGTCCTACAAGGACGTCAAGGTGCTGATCGATCGGCTCGATCCCGAATACAAGAAGCTTGCCGACGAGATCTGCTCGTCGCACATGTCCTATTCGGGCCTGCAGGCAGTGCTCAAGCTGCTGCTTGCCGAACGTGTCTCGATCCGCAACCTGCACCTCATTCTCGAAGCGGTGGCCGAGCTCGCCCCGCATGTCAGGAAGACCGAGCAGATCGTCGAGCATGTCCGCATCCGCATGGCCCAGCAGCTTTGCGGCGATCTCGCCGACAACGGTGTACTGCGCGTGCTGCGGCTGGGCAGCAAGTGGGATCTGGCTTTCCACCAGGCGCTGAAGCGCGACACCAAGGGCGAAGTGATCGAATTCGACATCGATCCGCGCAGCCTGGAGGAGTTCAGCGAGCAGGCCACCAAAGTTATCCGTGAGTTCATGGATCGCGGCCTGCCATTCGCACTTGTCACGTCGCCGGAAACACGCTCCTATGTGCGCATGATCATCGAGAGGCTGTTCGCCACGCTCCCGGTCCTGTCGCATGTCGAACTGGCCAAGGGCATCGAGATAAAGATTTTGGGCTCTATTTCATGA
- the fliQ gene encoding flagellar biosynthesis protein FliQ, with the protein MNEADALDLFQAAIWTVLIAAGPAVIAAMVVGLVIALIQALTQVQEATLTFVPKIVAVLITVGVTAPFVGSQISIFTNLVFSRIQSGF; encoded by the coding sequence ATGAATGAAGCTGATGCATTGGATCTGTTCCAGGCGGCGATCTGGACCGTCCTGATTGCCGCCGGTCCCGCCGTCATCGCGGCGATGGTGGTGGGTCTCGTCATTGCCTTGATCCAGGCGCTGACCCAGGTGCAGGAAGCGACATTGACCTTCGTGCCGAAGATCGTCGCGGTGCTGATCACGGTCGGCGTCACCGCGCCTTTCGTCGGCTCGCAGATCTCGATTTTCACCAATCTGGTCTTCTCGCGCATCCAGTCCGGCTTCTAG
- the flgD gene encoding flagellar hook assembly protein FlgD → MAVDATSSVGTSSTSSTTSTAQTKATLNYDNFLQLLIAQMKNQDPTDPMDASEQMSQLASFSQVEQTIQTNTKLDTLLASSSLTQASSYVGKYMESADGTVKGTIESVKVYSDGIIATTTDGGNILVQAGITIADKAPTSDT, encoded by the coding sequence ATGGCGGTAGATGCAACATCGAGCGTCGGCACGTCGAGCACTTCCAGCACGACGAGCACGGCCCAGACGAAGGCGACGCTGAACTACGACAATTTCCTTCAACTGCTCATCGCGCAGATGAAGAACCAGGATCCGACCGATCCGATGGATGCCAGCGAGCAGATGTCGCAGCTGGCGAGCTTCTCGCAGGTCGAGCAGACGATCCAGACCAACACCAAGCTGGACACGCTGCTCGCAAGCTCGAGCCTCACCCAGGCCAGCAGCTACGTCGGAAAATACATGGAAAGTGCCGACGGCACCGTCAAAGGCACCATCGAATCCGTCAAGGTTTATTCGGACGGAATCATAGCGACGACCACGGATGGCGGTAATATACTCGTGCAGGCGGGAATCACTATTGCCGACAAGGCGCCGACCAGCGATACCTGA
- the flbT gene encoding flagellar biosynthesis repressor FlbT: MKSTLRISLKAGERIFINGAVLRVDRKVALEFLNDVTFLLENHVLQPEGATTPLRQLYFIAQMILINPEGKDHSTALFRKSITMLLSCFKNEEILAELKRIDALVSTGRAFDALKAIRGLYAIEDNILNNHEMPPTMVEQIRREIAPWR, encoded by the coding sequence ATGAAAAGTACACTTCGCATTTCTCTGAAAGCCGGAGAAAGAATCTTCATCAACGGCGCCGTCCTGCGCGTCGACCGCAAGGTCGCGCTGGAATTCCTGAATGATGTGACGTTCCTTCTCGAAAACCACGTCCTCCAGCCGGAGGGAGCCACGACGCCGCTGCGTCAGCTCTATTTCATCGCGCAGATGATCCTCATCAACCCTGAGGGCAAGGACCACTCGACGGCGTTGTTCCGCAAGTCGATCACCATGCTGCTCTCCTGCTTCAAGAACGAGGAGATTCTCGCCGAACTGAAGCGCATCGATGCGCTCGTCTCGACGGGCCGCGCCTTCGACGCGCTCAAGGCGATCCGCGGCCTCTACGCGATCGAAGACAATATCCTCAACAACCACGAAATGCCGCCGACGATGGTCGAGCAGATTCGCAGGGAGATTGCACCATGGCGGTAG
- the flaF gene encoding flagellar biosynthesis regulator FlaF, with protein sequence MYQFSYAEVMQDSVADAKEREWQVLDRSIDLLAAAREKEKYGREAIEALFYTRRVWISFIEDLKHPDNQLEIGLRANLISIAIWILKECDRIRKRQSNNYQGIIDVTTIIRDGLK encoded by the coding sequence ATGTATCAGTTCTCATATGCCGAAGTCATGCAGGACTCGGTGGCTGACGCGAAAGAGCGGGAATGGCAGGTTCTTGACCGGTCCATAGACCTGCTGGCGGCGGCGCGCGAAAAGGAAAAATACGGCCGGGAAGCCATTGAAGCCCTGTTTTATACACGCCGGGTCTGGATCAGCTTCATCGAGGATCTCAAACATCCCGACAACCAGCTGGAGATCGGGCTCAGGGCCAACCTCATCTCGATCGCGATCTGGATATTGAAGGAATGCGACAGGATCAGAAAACGTCAGTCTAACAACTACCAGGGCATCATCGACGTTACCACCATCATCAGGGATGGACTTAAATGA
- a CDS encoding flagellar hook-associated family protein produces the protein MKSSFISSSAIQNAMRLTIRQAQNQMTKATMEATTGVYADIGVSLGGNAARSVDFSREVDRIASIKSSNSLVTARMESSQLGLSKMKDVGDGLVSKLTALQGSHDPGSITVAIQSATSALSTMMDTANTMVNGEYLFSGINTDVQPLTDKTTATSAAIVTALNAYAAGLPKAVKDLTGAEMSTFITTTVEPMFNQANWTDPTTGWSQASSQNMTSRISNSEVIESSTNANSEGMRYFALASVMTSALLGQGLSSDAMSTVSKQAISYTTKATSGLVTQASQLGLSQERVKKSNDALDAQSNIIKNKLVDLQGVDPYEASTLVKTLETQLETAYTIVSKIQQLSLVNYL, from the coding sequence ATGAAGAGCTCATTTATTTCAAGTTCGGCCATTCAGAATGCGATGCGGTTGACGATCCGTCAGGCGCAGAACCAGATGACGAAGGCGACGATGGAAGCGACGACCGGAGTCTATGCCGATATCGGTGTCTCGCTCGGCGGCAACGCCGCTAGGAGCGTCGACTTCAGCCGCGAGGTCGACCGGATAGCCTCGATCAAATCAAGCAATTCGCTTGTCACCGCGCGCATGGAATCCTCGCAGCTCGGCCTTTCCAAGATGAAGGATGTCGGCGACGGCCTCGTTTCGAAGCTGACCGCTCTCCAGGGCAGCCACGACCCAGGCAGCATCACCGTCGCCATCCAGTCGGCGACCAGCGCCCTGTCCACGATGATGGACACGGCCAATACCATGGTAAACGGCGAATATCTGTTCTCGGGCATCAACACCGATGTGCAGCCGCTGACCGACAAGACGACCGCGACGAGCGCGGCCATCGTTACGGCGCTGAACGCTTATGCGGCAGGACTCCCGAAGGCGGTCAAGGATCTGACCGGCGCCGAAATGAGCACCTTCATCACGACGACGGTAGAGCCGATGTTCAACCAGGCCAACTGGACCGATCCGACGACCGGCTGGTCGCAGGCATCGAGCCAGAACATGACGAGCCGCATCAGCAACTCCGAAGTGATCGAATCCTCGACCAATGCCAATTCCGAAGGCATGCGTTACTTCGCGCTCGCCTCGGTAATGACCTCGGCACTGTTGGGTCAGGGCCTCAGCAGCGATGCGATGAGCACTGTGTCCAAGCAGGCGATCAGTTACACGACGAAGGCGACCAGCGGCCTCGTGACCCAGGCAAGCCAGCTCGGCCTTTCCCAAGAGCGCGTCAAGAAGTCCAACGACGCTCTCGACGCTCAATCGAACATCATCAAGAACAAGCTCGTCGATCTCCAGGGCGTCGATCCTTACGAAGCCTCAACCCTCGTCAAGACTTTGGAAACGCAGCTTGAAACCGCTTACACGATCGTCTCGAAGATCCAGCAGTTGAGTCTAGTAAACTACCTTTGA
- the flgK gene encoding flagellar hook-associated protein FlgK has translation MSLTSALNTAQNIFNNTGTQSSVVSNNISNAGNKDYVRRQAMLTTSLNGAQVVKIDRAQEEALLRQYLKTSSQDSAQQALLGGLEDLKSIVGGNDYETSPSTYLGVFQQKLQAFRTTPGSTVAAQGAITAAQDVANSLNNASQSVQNVRATADKQIATDVDKLNTLLSDFEKANNAVKTATASGADASGALDEREKALKQISQIVGVNATTRDNNDMVLSTSDGTILFETIPRKVTFKSQDVYTATIAGNSVYIDGVALPRGSGSTTTGQGSLQSLLQVRDEIAPNFQKQLDEVARGLVSLFKEQNTAAGPAYVPGLFTWSGGTVDTGATAVAGMAATITVSSRVITSQGGDPMRLRDGGVNATGLVLNTAGASGYTTELDRLYTALGSDIDFDPAAGTPVGFDATTGIDSNVSIMEFATNSLGWLEQYRSNATTAAENTSAALSRSDEAYSNETGVNLDEELTLLLDIEQSYKAATKILNAVDEMLKSLLDIAS, from the coding sequence ATGTCGCTCACATCCGCACTTAATACCGCGCAGAATATATTCAACAATACGGGCACTCAGAGCAGTGTCGTATCGAACAATATCTCGAATGCGGGCAACAAAGATTACGTGCGCCGGCAGGCGATGCTCACCACGTCCTTGAATGGCGCGCAGGTCGTCAAGATCGATCGGGCGCAGGAAGAGGCGCTGCTGCGCCAATACCTGAAGACGTCCTCTCAGGACAGTGCCCAGCAGGCATTGCTCGGCGGTCTTGAGGACCTCAAGTCGATCGTGGGTGGCAACGACTACGAAACGTCGCCATCCACCTATCTCGGTGTTTTCCAGCAGAAGCTTCAGGCCTTCCGCACGACGCCGGGCAGCACCGTCGCCGCTCAGGGCGCCATCACCGCCGCCCAGGACGTCGCCAACTCGCTGAACAATGCCTCGCAATCCGTTCAGAACGTCCGCGCCACCGCCGACAAGCAGATCGCCACCGACGTCGATAAGCTGAACACGCTTCTCAGCGACTTCGAGAAGGCCAACAATGCGGTGAAGACCGCCACGGCCTCGGGTGCGGATGCATCCGGTGCCCTCGACGAACGTGAGAAGGCTCTCAAGCAGATTTCGCAGATCGTCGGCGTCAACGCAACGACGCGCGACAATAACGACATGGTGCTGAGCACGTCTGACGGGACGATCCTCTTCGAGACGATCCCGCGCAAGGTGACGTTCAAGTCTCAGGATGTCTATACCGCGACCATCGCCGGCAATTCGGTCTATATCGACGGTGTGGCGCTTCCGCGTGGCAGCGGATCGACGACGACGGGGCAGGGAAGCCTTCAGTCTCTCCTCCAGGTGCGCGACGAAATCGCCCCGAACTTCCAGAAGCAGCTCGACGAAGTCGCCCGCGGCCTGGTCTCGCTCTTCAAGGAGCAGAACACGGCAGCTGGCCCGGCCTATGTGCCCGGCCTCTTCACCTGGAGCGGCGGTACGGTCGATACCGGCGCCACCGCGGTTGCCGGCATGGCGGCGACCATCACGGTCAGCAGCCGCGTCATCACCTCGCAAGGCGGCGATCCGATGCGCCTGCGCGATGGTGGCGTCAACGCCACCGGCCTCGTCCTGAACACGGCAGGCGCCAGCGGTTATACGACTGAACTCGATCGTCTCTATACCGCATTGGGCTCCGACATTGATTTCGACCCAGCGGCGGGGACGCCGGTCGGGTTCGACGCCACGACCGGCATCGATTCGAACGTCAGCATCATGGAATTCGCCACGAATTCCCTTGGCTGGCTCGAGCAGTACCGCAGCAACGCCACGACGGCGGCGGAAAACACCTCGGCGGCGCTGTCACGCTCCGACGAAGCCTATTCCAATGAGACGGGCGTCAACCTCGACGAGGAGCTGACGCTGCTCCTCGACATAGAGCAGTCCTACAAGGCGGCGACCAAGATCCTGAACGCCGTTGACGAAATGTTGAAGTCATTGCTGGATATTGCGAGTTAA